A single Mesomycoplasma ovipneumoniae DNA region contains:
- a CDS encoding NAD(P)/FAD-dependent oxidoreductase: MENYDVIIIGAGPAGLTTALYASRGNLKVLILEKGAPGGKLVSQSKIENWPGDEFIDGASLALRMYKHSLKFGTKHRYCDVDYIESNSPFDHKVVCKNGKTFTAKSVVVASGMVERKPLDIKNYLDFEGKGVSYCVVCDGPFYANQPSIVIGGGNSAVEESSFLASIASKVYVLVRDDKFIAEPLLIEELKKNKNVEILFNAKVLELRGDGALESAIIDHNGEQKTLEIKSLFPYIGFLPATSFLQKNHKEILDKFNFISVDKYGQSKIPGVYAVGDVVTKEIRQIVTAANDGAIVGKILTNRIK; encoded by the coding sequence ATGGAAAATTATGATGTAATAATAATTGGAGCAGGTCCAGCTGGTCTAACAACCGCTCTTTATGCTTCTCGTGGTAATTTAAAAGTTCTAATTTTGGAAAAAGGAGCCCCAGGTGGGAAACTTGTTTCACAATCTAAAATTGAAAATTGACCTGGAGATGAGTTTATTGATGGTGCATCTTTAGCGCTAAGAATGTATAAACACTCACTAAAATTCGGAACAAAACACCGTTATTGCGATGTTGATTATATTGAGTCTAACTCACCTTTTGACCATAAAGTTGTTTGCAAAAACGGCAAAACTTTCACAGCAAAATCCGTTGTTGTAGCCTCCGGAATGGTTGAAAGAAAACCGTTAGATATTAAAAATTACCTTGATTTTGAAGGTAAAGGAGTTTCTTATTGCGTTGTTTGCGATGGTCCTTTTTATGCCAACCAACCTTCAATTGTTATTGGAGGAGGAAATTCTGCTGTTGAGGAATCAAGTTTTTTAGCTTCAATAGCTTCAAAAGTTTATGTTCTAGTTCGTGATGACAAATTTATCGCCGAGCCACTTTTGATTGAAGAGCTCAAAAAAAACAAAAATGTTGAAATTTTATTTAATGCTAAAGTTTTAGAACTCCGTGGAGACGGCGCACTTGAATCAGCAATTATTGATCATAATGGTGAGCAAAAAACACTTGAAATTAAGTCGCTTTTCCCATACATTGGTTTTTTACCAGCTACTAGCTTTTTACAAAAAAACCACAAAGAAATTCTTGATAAATTTAATTTTATTTCAGTTGACAAATACGGACAGTCAAAAATTCCTGGCGTTTATGCTGTTGGTGATGTTGTTACAAAAGAAATTAGACAAATTGTTACTGCCGCAAATGATGGTGCAATTGTTGGTAAAATTTTAACTAATCGAATTAAGTAA